tataaacatttcaagattaaaaAATATATACACAGGTAACAAACGAATGTTTCAGGTGATTTAAGGGAGCAAGTACTTACCCGGTTCGACTCGGCCTGTTTGTCAGCTGTGTAAAACTCTGCATCAGCCCTTGCCCTCTGTTTGGCTAGCTCAGTTAGATCTAgaggacaataacaacaacaaaacagaaaattagCTCTTTTTTCTTGTGTAAGAATTGTGACAAATTGTGCTGGCTGTTAAGAGCAAGTACTGTACTAATAGTTCAAGTAGCTGTAATATACCCACCAATCAGAGCAATCGTAGATTGGCCACTGACCTGGATTGCTATTATAGTGGTTTTCTCTCAACAATGTAGCATCCATGATAGTGACTATTGTTCACAACAgaatgttatagaaaaaaaagtagcTGTAATACAACCAACAATCAGAGCAAGTATCTGCTATACAATCCACCAATCAGAGCAAGTAGCTGTAATAAAATCCATCAATCAGCTTAATCCTAACTAATTGGTTTATTCTCCCTTTAAAGGAAGAAAAGTAAGAACTGGAAAAGTTAGAtttgcaagcaagcaagcactTAAAAAGACAAACTACTGCTGTTTATTCCTACTCAAACACattcttacattttgtatatatatgctGACCAGCCCCCTCTAGCACTTGCAACCtctagtaaccatggtgacagccgtctggttcaggttGTTGACATTTCTTTgaaatggaagaagaagaagaggaaaaaggtAGCAAAAACAGTGTATCTTTCCCATAGGTAAACATAATAGATACATCCTAAGTCTTACCCTCAATCTCAGACATCCTCTTCATTGTCTCCTTTTCCATGACTTTCTGGTCAAACTGAATCTTGGACACTTCCTTGTGCTTCTCAGCCTCTGGAGAAACGAGGAAAAATCAATGTGTTTGTCAAAAAACaaagtattttacatgtacatttgtcagCTCTGTAGTATGTTGACTAAAGACCGACTTTCATGCTCACAAAGCtgatgatgatatacatgtaagttgcaAGAGATCAAACAGTCTTCAATACAATGATTTTAAGAGCAATGACCTCTTTGGTCATCAATGCATGTTGATATCAATAATAGTTTTGTAAAGGTTTTGCATCTATCATATCAAAACTGCTAATGTTGCTGTATTATGCAACTAACATCAATTTACAGGTACTTATCCTCTTCATCCCATAAGAATGTGATCAGTTTCCTCAGCTTGGGCACATGTTCTACTACGTGTAAATCATGGTCTTAGAAAAGTAATTCTTTTTGATGGCAAAGTTTCTATTTAAGATCTATCATTTAGATAAACCAGTGTCTGCATTTTTACATCAGGAAACATagaacattacatgtatctactagGTAAGTACAGAATAATCATCAAAATTTAAAATATAACGGTTAGTAATATAAACAAAGTCTAAATTTACCAATAATAGCCTTCTTTCTCTCAGTCTCTGCCTCCTTTTCTATAACCTTTTGTTTCTGGATGGCAACAAGGAGTTTAGTCTTCTCAGCCTCCCTGCAAAGAAGTGAAATATGACATCAAAGTCCCTTAAGAAAAAAAGTCATCACAAATAATCATGAGCTTTAGTACCAAAGTAGCAAAGACAAAGCATCCAAGCAACACTTTGTGTAAGTGTTTAACAAAATTTAGCAGTATTAGTTTTCAAGAAGAAATTGTCTCATATCTAGGCAACAGAGCCTACCAAAGAGTACCTACGTCAGTAAAAGAGCCACATAAGACTGGTTTTAATATGCACAAAGATTTACACAAAAATAACAGAAGCAGTAACTTAAGTAAGGTCAAGAGAGTTTAGATGAGATCTAGAATCACTGTAtgtaaggaaaagaaaaagCCATTTTCCCTAGCCTCTATGCCAGGCTCAAGatgtggctggaaagagtagaaattggcataCTGAAtttatcggctggccaactccacttgtatgttatctgtctattgtCTATTTCTAATCTTTCCAGCAACATCTGGAGCCTGCAAGAGGCACAGTACTCTGTGtgtagttttatcaggttggtaagtcaatgaataaaatgactctttgcacacaaccaagtattttattcCACTGAACCAAGTATTTTATTCAACATTTCGGTCACCGTCTGtactttcctcagggcaattctgactgattcactttgcactgcagcataggtgtcgctgctcatagatgcggtcccaaaactATGAGTATGACTGTGTCTCAAAGACATAGCTCAAAGCCTTGAAGTTCAAACTGGCAAATGAAGTTCAACTTACATCGCCTCATAGTTCCTCCTGATTGCTTCTGGGATCTTTGGCTTAGTCACTCTGACtgcctgtaaacaaacaaacaaacatggacaGTTCAATGTAGCGCAAAATTTGTTTACGgctaatttttttgttgttgttgaaattggGCTTCAGTGTGTAGTAAAAGGCTCATATTAACCTGTTACCGTATAACGTTATAGCATTGTCACTGCATGTGAACTGTACTAACTTTTCATGTTCTTTTATAAAGTTTTAAAGCTGTACCAACTATGCCATGGATACCTTGACATTAGCTTATGGATGGCACAGTCTCAAGAACGTAAAGATACATGATGTATCATGTTCTCCGGCACTACAGATGACTCAAAGCCAGCCAATGTTGCAATACAGTTCAGCCCCCAAGGACAATACACCACACTGGAATGGGTCCCGTGTCAAAGCCATCGCTTCAGAGCACACAAGAAAGATGCATGCTATCCATGATGATTTGCTTACAATGTCAGTCTAACtcaacaatattcaaaacacaTTACCTACAAAAATTGCTTTAAAATGACAGCCATTGCAAATTTCACCCAGGTAAGCATATGATGTTTCATACAGTTATAATATATAATCAACTGAATCTAGTGTAAGATTTCTTTGTATCagatgatgattttgatgataaCAATGATTTCCCCCAGAAGTGCCAAAGATGGCTTAGCTGGCTCCCCCTTAGCTGGCTCCCCcttacagttaacaaatgaaCTGCAGGCAGCCAAATTGTCCATACCTGCACGAAGAGCCCTGGTGCCATCTTAGTCAGGTCTGTCTGCAGAGCCAACTTCAAGTTTTCATCTATCTTAtctaaaataacaaatattgatGATCATAACTTTGTGTGTGCTCATGTAATACACGGATTGCATATGAGAAGAGAAGTACATATAATCACATATATTGTATAATGTTATGTTCATGTTTGGTAAAATAATAACAGTGTATTACACAGTTTTTATACCAGAGGAACATGACCACGATCTACATGTAAGCAATAGAATATTCACAGtgaataacaataaaaaaatggtTTTGGTTAATCATAATGCATTAAAAGTATGTATTGGTTTTATAGATACAATTGTAGGGGAAGTTGTGTTATGCAACATACCAAACTACTTAACAACAGACATGCAACATATCAAAATGCTGGAACATGACGCAACAACAGACATGCAACATACATGGACCAAACTACTCGATACACACAACAACAGACATACAGCATACCAAACAACTTGACTAATAATCGACATGCAACATACCAAACAACTTGACTAATAACCGACATGCAACATACCAAACTACATGACAAATAACTGACATGCAGCATACCAAACTACTGGACAGATAAGCGACATGCAACAtatcaaaatgttggaacatgaatACACAACAGACTTGCAACAAACATACCAAACTGCTCGATATAGACCTCCTGCAAGCTGTGGCTGCTACAGAACTGGTTCAGCTCGTGGTGAACCTTGTTGAAGATTAGGATCTTGTCGTAGTCCGTGGTGTAGTCCTTCACGGTGGCATGCACTGTGCAGGTAACACAAGAGGCAAAGATGTAGCACTCATGTCATGCCTACTCACCAAAGTACTCGATGTACACTTCCTGTAAGGTGTGGCTACTGCAAAACTGGTTCAGCTCGTGGTGGACCTTGTTGAAAATGAGAGTGTTGTCATACTCCGTGGAGTAATTCTTGACTGTCTCATGGACTGGAAAGGACATAAGGgaaccacatacatacatttgtttATGAACTATGAACACTGAAATAATCAGTCATGTTCTTCTTTAGTCAGATTATTCTTGTCCCCATACCAACTGGAAAAACATATAACAGTCAAGTTGCGTGTACTAatacagggttttttctagaaaaatgaaacaagggggagcacacacaggcaagggagcgaattctatgtatttatggaagaatcgatcgctgagtgaag
The nucleotide sequence above comes from Branchiostoma lanceolatum isolate klBraLanc5 chromosome 14, klBraLanc5.hap2, whole genome shotgun sequence. Encoded proteins:
- the LOC136448288 gene encoding erlin-2-B-like isoform X2, which gives rise to MANAGAVAAVIIALVSLSLNFSIHKIEEGHVGVYYRGGALLSSTSGPGYHIMLPYITTVKSVQTTLQTDEVKNVPCGTSGGVMIYFDRVEVVNILSPDHVHETVKNYSTEYDNTLIFNKVHHELNQFCSSHTLQEVYIEYFDKIDENLKLALQTDLTKMAPGLFVQAVRVTKPKIPEAIRRNYEAMEAEKTKLLVAIQKQKVIEKEAETERKKAIIEAEKHKEVSKIQFDQKVMEKETMKRMSEIEDLTELAKQRARADAEFYTADKQAESNRLKLTPAYLELMKYQSIAANTKLYFGTDIPSMFFETKDGATADGAKVVAASKTPQADSSSKKSSGGR
- the LOC136448288 gene encoding erlin-2-B-like isoform X1; translation: MANAGAVAAVIIALVSLSLNFSIHKIEEGHVGVYYRGGALLSSTSGPGYHIMLPYITTVKSVQTTLQTDEVKNVPCGTSGGVMIYFDRVEVVNILSPDHVHATVKDYTTDYDKILIFNKVHHELNQFCSSHSLQEVYIEQFDKIDENLKLALQTDLTKMAPGLFVQAVRVTKPKIPEAIRRNYEAMEAEKTKLLVAIQKQKVIEKEAETERKKAIIEAEKHKEVSKIQFDQKVMEKETMKRMSEIEDLTELAKQRARADAEFYTADKQAESNRLKLTPAYLELMKYQSIAANTKLYFGTDIPSMFFETKDGATADGAKVVAASKTPQADSSSKKSSGGR